Proteins from a genomic interval of Rosa chinensis cultivar Old Blush chromosome 2, RchiOBHm-V2, whole genome shotgun sequence:
- the LOC112190231 gene encoding protein CONSERVED ONLY IN THE GREEN LINEAGE 160, chloroplastic isoform X1, which produces MAILNYYLSVTSTATPISPDSSSASQPVPDPRQSKILLPKKKPQKWSTGMAPGEYGGPPTTTKLRKYWGGDVDPLESDDFMWNKEFVDRMKKLIQGPDDTSTQVAPAKEVPSGFLSLNRVMSLDSLEVDLSKQLTASPAQPELQQHVEATPQSLKSTAIKWRHAPTRREQDKWARATKAATGGSEVMFREARRSKEDPKVVAEQYRKQYFKLKKRLQVLTLGIGGVGLVSAYVSYSPEIAASYGVGFLGSLAYMRMLGTSVDSMADGARGLLKGAIGQPRLLVPVVLVMIFNRWNGIVVPQYGFMHLELIPMLVGFFTYKIATFIQAIEEAIPQVEKIDTSS; this is translated from the exons ATGGCAATTCTGAACTACTATCTCTCAGTGACCTCCACAGCAACACCCATTTCTCCGGACTCATCATCAGCAAGCCAACCCGTGCCCGACCCGAGACAGAGCAAGATCCTACTGCCCAAGAAGAAGCCCCAGAAATGGTCCACTGGGATGGCTCCCGGCGAGTACGGTGGCCCACCAACCACCACGAAGCTCCGCAAGTACTGGGGAGGCGATGTGGACCCTCTTGAATCCGATGACTTCATGTGGAACAAAGAATTCGTGGACCGCATGAAGAAACTCATTCAGGGCCCTGATGACACTTCCACCCAAGTTGCTCCTGCCAAG GAAGTGCCTTCTGGGTTTCTTAGCTTGAATAGGGTCATGAGTCTCGACAG TCTAGAAGTTGATTTGAGCAAACAACTCACAGCTTCTCCTGCCCAGCCTGAGTTACAACAGCATGTTGAGGCTACACCGCAA AGTTTGAAAAGCACTGCTATTAAATGGAGACATGCACCAACACGACGTGAGCAAGATAAATGGGCCAGAGCAACTAAGGCTGCAACTGGAGGCAGT GAAGTGATGTTTCGGGAAGCAAGGCGCTCAAAGGAGGACCCGAAAGTAGTAGCTGAGCAGTATAGGAAGCAGTATTTCAAG TTAAAGAAGAGATTGCAAGTACTTACACTGGGTATAGGAGGTGTTGGATTAGTTTCAGCTTATGTTTCATATTCCCCTGAAATTGCAGCGAG CTATGGTGTTGGGTTCCTTGGTTCTCTGGCTTACATGCGTATGCTAGGGACTAGTGTGGATTCCATGGCAGATGGAGCAAGAGGACTTCTCAA GGGAGCAATTGGTCAACCAAGGCTATTGGTTCCTGTTGTATTAGTCATGATATTTAACAGGTGGAATGG GATCGTTGTTCCACAATATGGATTCATGCACCTGGAATTGATACCAATGTTGGTGGGATTCTTCACGTATAAAATTGCTACTTTTATTCAAGCTATAGAGGAAGCAATTCCTCAAGTTGAGAAAATAGATACAAGTTCATGA
- the LOC112190231 gene encoding protein CONSERVED ONLY IN THE GREEN LINEAGE 160, chloroplastic isoform X2 gives MAILNYYLSVTSTATPISPDSSSASQPVPDPRQSKILLPKKKPQKWSTGMAPGEYGGPPTTTKLRKYWGGDVDPLESDDFMWNKEFVDRMKKLIQGPDDTSTQVAPAKEVPSGFLSLNRVMSLDSLEVDLSKQLTASPAQPELQQHVEATPQSLKSTAIKWRHAPTRREQDKWARATKAATGGSEVMFREARRSKEDPKVVAEQYRKQYFKLKKRLQVLTLGIGGVGLVSAYVSYSPEIAARYVQIRVCSLIYTKSKSINYTPTSFCISGGSVSFFTCHSCQKIV, from the exons ATGGCAATTCTGAACTACTATCTCTCAGTGACCTCCACAGCAACACCCATTTCTCCGGACTCATCATCAGCAAGCCAACCCGTGCCCGACCCGAGACAGAGCAAGATCCTACTGCCCAAGAAGAAGCCCCAGAAATGGTCCACTGGGATGGCTCCCGGCGAGTACGGTGGCCCACCAACCACCACGAAGCTCCGCAAGTACTGGGGAGGCGATGTGGACCCTCTTGAATCCGATGACTTCATGTGGAACAAAGAATTCGTGGACCGCATGAAGAAACTCATTCAGGGCCCTGATGACACTTCCACCCAAGTTGCTCCTGCCAAG GAAGTGCCTTCTGGGTTTCTTAGCTTGAATAGGGTCATGAGTCTCGACAG TCTAGAAGTTGATTTGAGCAAACAACTCACAGCTTCTCCTGCCCAGCCTGAGTTACAACAGCATGTTGAGGCTACACCGCAA AGTTTGAAAAGCACTGCTATTAAATGGAGACATGCACCAACACGACGTGAGCAAGATAAATGGGCCAGAGCAACTAAGGCTGCAACTGGAGGCAGT GAAGTGATGTTTCGGGAAGCAAGGCGCTCAAAGGAGGACCCGAAAGTAGTAGCTGAGCAGTATAGGAAGCAGTATTTCAAG TTAAAGAAGAGATTGCAAGTACTTACACTGGGTATAGGAGGTGTTGGATTAGTTTCAGCTTATGTTTCATATTCCCCTGAAATTGCAGCGAGGTATGTCCAAATCCGGGTTTGTTCTCTAATATATACGAA ATCTAAAAGTATCAATTATACACCCACTAGTTTCTGTATCTCTGGTGGGTCAGTTTCGTTTTTCACTTGCCATTCTTGCCAGAAAATAGTGTAA
- the LOC112185773 gene encoding phosphoenolpyruvate carboxylase 2 produces the protein MAARNLEKMASIDAQLRLLAPGKVSEDDKLIEYDALLLDRFLDILQDLHGEDLRETVQDCYELSAEYEGKQDPKKLEELGNVFTSLDPGDSIVVAKSFSHMLNLANLAEEVQIAYRRRIKLKKGDFVDEASATTESDIEETFKKLVGQLKKSPQEVFDELKNQTVDLVLTAHPTQSVRRSLLQKHARVRNCLTQLYAKDITPDDKQELDEALQREIQAAFRTDEIRRTPPTPQDEMRAGMSYFHETIWKGVPKFLRRVDTALKNIGINERVPYNAPLIQFSSWMGGDRDGNPRVTPEVTRDVCLLARMMAANLYFSQIEDLMFELSMWRCNDELLARAHELHRSSRKDAKHYIEFWKQIPPNEPYRVILGDVRDKLYNTRERARQLLSNGTSDIPEDTTFTNVEQFLEPLELCYRSLCSCGDKPIADGSLLDFLRQVSTFGLCLVRLDIRQESDRHTDVIDAITKHLGLGSYREWPEKQRQEWLLSELSGKRPLFGTDVPKTEEISDVLETFKVISELPSDNFGAYIISMATAASDVLAVELLQRECRVKKPLRVVPLFEKLADLEAAPAAVARLFSIDWYKNRINGKQEVMIGYSDSGKDAGRLSAAWQLYKAQEELIKVAKQYGVKLTMFHGRGGTVGRGGGPTHLAILSQPPETIHGSLRVTVQGEVIEQSFGEEHLCFRTLQRFTAATLEHGMNPPVSPKPEWRALMDEMAVVATEEYRSIVFQEPRFVEYFRLATPEMEYGRMNIGSRPSKRKPSGGIESLRAIPWIFAWTQTRFHLPVWLGFGAAFKQALEKDAKNLQMLREMYNQWPFFRVTIDLIEMVFAKGDPGITALYDKLLVSEDLWSFGERLRTNYEDTKRLLLQVAGHRNLLEGDPYLRQRLLLRDSYITTLNVCQAYTLKQIRDPNYHGQVRPLKEPARKPAAELVNLNPTSEYAPGLEDTLILTMKGIAAGMQNTG, from the exons ATGGCAGCGAGGAACTTGGAGAAGATGGCTTCAATTGATGCACAGCTGAGGCTGTTGGCACCAGGAAAGGTGTCTGAGGATGACAAACTGATCGAGTACGATGCTTTGTTGTTGGATCGCTTCCTCGATATTCTTCAGGATTTACATGGGGAGGATCTCAGAGAAACG GTTCAAGATTGTTATGAGCTATCTGCGGAATACGAAGGAAAGCAGGACCCGAAAAAGTTGGAGGAACTTGGAAATGTGTTTACAAGTTTGGATCCTGGTGACTCCATTGTTGTTGCCAAGTCTTTTTCCCACATGCTTAACTTGGCCAATTTGGCTGAAGAAGTTCAGATTGCATATCGGAGAAGGATAAAGTTGAAGAAGGGAGATTTTGTTGATGAAGCAAGTGCTACAACAGAGTCGGACATTGAAGAGACGTTCAAGAAGCTTGTGGGGCAACTGAAGAAGTCCCCACAAGAAGTTTTTGATGAATTGAAGAACCAGACTGTAGATTTGGTTCTAACCGCACATCCTACTCAGTCTGTTCGCAGATCTCTGCTTCAAAAGCATGCAAG GGTAAGAAATTGTTTGACGCAGTTGTATGCCAAGGATATTACACCTGATGATAAACAAGAACTCGATGAGGCTCTACAAAGGGAG ATTCAAGCTGCATTTCGTACTGACGAAATCCGAAGGACTCCTCCAACCCCTCAAGATGAGATGAGGGCAGGAATGAGCTACTTTCATGAGACGATTTGGAAAGGTGTACCCAAATTCTTACGCCGAGTTGACACTGCCTTGAAGAACATTGGGATAAATGAACGTGTTCCTTACAATGCCCCTCtcattcaattttcttcttggaTGGGTGGGGATCGTGATG GAAATCCCAGGGTCACTCCAGAAGTTACACGGGATGTATGCTTATTGGCTAGAATGATGGCTGCTAACTTGTATTTCTCCCAGATAGAGGATCTTATGTTTGAG TTATCTATGTGGCGTTGCAACGATGAGCTTCTTGCTCGTGCTCATGAACTTCATAGGTCTTCAAGGAAGGATGCAAAACACTATATAG AGTTTTGGAAACAAATTCCTCCAAATGAGCCATATCGTGTTATTCTTGGTGATGTGAGAGACAAACTCTACAATACACGTGAACGTGCTCGTCAATTACTATCCAATGGAACCTCTGACATTCCTGAGGACACAACTTTTACTAATGTTGAACAG TTCCTGGAGCCTCTCGAACTGTGTTACCGGTCACTCTGTTCCTGTGGTGACAAGCCAATTGCTGACGGGAGCCTTCTTGATTTCTTACGGCAAGTTTCTACTTTCGGACTTTGTCTTGTGAGACTAGACATACGGCAAGAATCAGACAGGCACACTGATGTCATTGATGCTATTACAAAGCACCTGGGCCTTGGGTCTTATCGAGAATGGCCTGAGAAACAAAGGCAAGAATGGCTGTTGTCTGAGCTCAGTGGAAAGCGCCCTCTTTTTGGCACTGATGTTCCCAAGACAGAAGAAATTTCTGATGTATTGGAGACATTCAAAGTCATTTCAGAACTTCCCTCAGACAACTTTGGTGCCTATATTATATCAATGGCAACAGCCGCATCTGATGTACTTGCTGTTGAGCTTTTACAACGTGAATGCCGTGTGAAAAAGCCACTACGGGTTGTTCCATTGTTTGAGAAGCTTGCTGATTTAGAGGCTGCTCCTGCTGCTGTGGCTCGCCTCTTCTCTATAGATTGGTACAAAAACCGGATCAATGGGAAGCAAGAAGTCATGATAGGGTACTCAGATTCAGGAAAGGATGCAGGCCGTCTATCTGCAGCATGGCAGCTATACAAGGCTCAAGAAGAGCTCATAAAGGTTGCGAAACAATATGGAGTTAAGCTTACCATGTTTCATGGCCGAGGTGGAACGgttggaagaggaggaggacccACTCATCTTGCTATATTGTCTCAGCCACCTGAGACAATTCACGGTTCACTCCGTGTAACAGTTCAAGGTGAAGTTATTGAACAATCATTTGGAGAGGAGCACTTGTGTTTTAGAACACTTCAGCGTTTCACAGCAGCCACACTAGAGCATGGCATGAATCCCCCAGTTTCGCCGAAGCCAGAATGGCGTGCACTCATGGATGAGATGGCAGTTGTTGCTACGGAGGAATACCGTTCAATAGTTTTCCAGGAACCCCGTTTTGTTGAATACTTTCGCCTT GCAACACCAGAGATGGAGTATGGTCGGATGAACATTGGGAGTCGTCCATCAAAGCGAAAGCCAAGTGGAGGCATTGAATCACTTCGAGCAATCCCATGGATCTTTGCATGGACCCAGACAAGATTTCACTTACCAGTGTGGCTTGGTTTTGGGGCAGCATTTAAGCAGGCCTTAGAGAAGGATGCAAAGAATCTTCAGATGCTTCGGGAGATGTATAATCAGTGGCCTTTCTTCAGAGTCACCATTGATTTAATTGAGATGGTGTTTGCCAAGGGAGACCCAGGTATTACAGCTCTTTATGACAAGCTTCTGGTGTCAGAAGACCTATGGTCATTTGGAGAGCGACTGAGGACCAACTATGAAGATACTAAACGCCTCCTACTCCAG GTTGCTGGGCACAGAAATCTTCTGGAAGGAGATCCTTACTTGAGGCAGAGACTTCTTCTTCGTGACTCGTATATTACAACACTGAATGTGTGCCAAGCCTATACGCTGAAGCAGATCCGTGACCCCAACTATCATGGTCAAGTAAGGCCATTAAAGGAACCAGCAAGGAAGCCAGCAGCAGAGCTCGTCAATCTTAACCCAACAAGCGAATATGCTCCAGGTCTAGAGGACACACTTATTTTGACCATGAAGGGTATTGCTGCTGGGATGCAGAACACTGGTTGA